A single Musa acuminata AAA Group cultivar baxijiao unplaced genomic scaffold, Cavendish_Baxijiao_AAA HiC_scaffold_136, whole genome shotgun sequence DNA region contains:
- the LOC135655998 gene encoding probable protein phosphatase 2C 59 — MGYLNSISGLQADGAPVSGGGLSQDGKFGYGYASCPGKRSSMEDFYETRIDSVDGEIVGLFGVFDGHGGAQVAEYVKQNLFSNLLRHPKFITDTKSAIADAYNHTDAEFLKSENSQNREAGSTASTAVLVGDRLLVANVGDSRAVICRGGDGRPLILKSVLLSSIMCNGFLYLI; from the exons ATGGGGTATTTGAACTCCATCAGTGGGCTTCAAGCAGACGGTGCTCCGGTCAGCGGGGGAGGACTCAG TCAAGATGGGAAGTTTGGTTATGGGTATGCAAGCTGTCCGGGGAAAAGATCTTCGATGGAAGACTTCTATGAGACGCGAATTGACAGCGTTGATGGAGAAATTGTTGGCTTGTTTGGGGTCTTTGATG GTCATGGCGGTGCCCAAGTAGCAGAGTATGTTAAACAAAACCTCTTCAGCAACTTACTCAGGCATCCAAAGTTCATTACCGATACAAAATCAGCTATAG CTGATGCATACAACCACACGGACGCAGAATTTTTGAAATCTGAGAACAGCCAGAACCGAGAGGCGGGTTCAACTGCATCAACAGCTGTCCTTGTTGGTGATCGTTTGCTCGTTGCAAATGTTGGGGACTCTAGAGCTGTCATATGTAGAGGAGGAGATGGTAGGCCCCTCATCCTTAAATCAGTTCTCTTATCATCAATTATGTGTAACGGATTTCTGTACTTAATCTAG